Proteins found in one Gammaproteobacteria bacterium genomic segment:
- a CDS encoding conserved hypothetical protein (Evidence 4 : Unknown function but conserved in other organisms), giving the protein MLNFLFNGSRPFFANQHETWSEKWKWVFWITLFFLFQWPAVAENLNLQGFGTIGLARSTTDKAEFVRDLSQPDGISDEWSPKIDSLLGIQVSFQATPLIDAVTQIVSRHHSDGTHHPELMWGFIRYDPNANLNFRLGRLGSEFYMLSDSRLVGYSYVTVRPSNDYFGGLPFSYVDGVDALITLPLGNGLARGKMMSGWTREEVPSGDFQFNLDKSLLLGGYLDYQTGSWQWRVGYSQLRFHNEIPALPLLEALKNTGLPSAQTAAENFSVVGKLVKYYSFGVVYDQGAFNTQIMLSRTSYQSAFFENSSAGYLLGSYRIGLFIPFMGLSWTKSAPKLAVTGLPSIYPLTLIDNALATGMRDSHSDQKTFTVGTRWDFHHNMALKAQWDVIHGKPDSIFPYRWEVPGWSGRMNVFSFTLDFIF; this is encoded by the coding sequence ATGCTCAACTTTTTATTTAACGGATCGCGTCCGTTCTTCGCAAATCAGCACGAAACATGGAGCGAGAAGTGGAAATGGGTTTTTTGGATCACGTTATTTTTTCTGTTTCAATGGCCGGCAGTTGCCGAAAATTTAAACTTGCAAGGTTTTGGCACTATTGGCCTGGCCCGTTCCACTACGGATAAAGCGGAATTTGTGCGTGATTTATCGCAGCCGGATGGAATCAGCGATGAGTGGTCACCAAAAATTGATTCACTGCTGGGGATCCAAGTCAGTTTTCAGGCGACTCCATTGATTGACGCAGTCACTCAAATCGTTAGTCGCCATCATTCCGATGGTACTCATCACCCAGAATTAATGTGGGGTTTTATTCGCTACGATCCAAACGCCAATCTGAATTTTCGGTTGGGCCGTCTTGGTAGCGAATTCTATATGCTGTCCGATTCCCGGTTGGTTGGTTATTCCTATGTTACGGTTCGTCCTTCCAACGATTATTTTGGCGGCTTGCCATTTTCCTATGTAGACGGCGTGGATGCCTTGATTACCTTGCCATTAGGCAATGGATTGGCTCGGGGAAAAATGATGTCAGGATGGACTCGTGAAGAGGTACCATCAGGAGATTTTCAATTCAATCTCGATAAGTCATTATTGTTAGGCGGATACCTGGATTATCAGACCGGATCCTGGCAATGGCGAGTCGGCTACTCACAGCTCCGTTTCCACAACGAAATACCCGCCCTGCCGCTCCTGGAAGCATTAAAGAATACCGGACTTCCCTCGGCGCAAACAGCAGCGGAAAATTTTTCAGTAGTCGGAAAACTCGTGAAATATTATTCATTCGGAGTAGTTTATGATCAAGGAGCGTTTAATACACAAATAATGTTGAGTCGAACCAGCTATCAAAGTGCGTTTTTTGAAAATTCCAGTGCAGGTTATCTGCTAGGAAGTTACCGCATTGGTTTATTCATTCCCTTCATGGGATTGTCATGGACCAAATCTGCACCAAAATTAGCCGTCACTGGACTGCCATCAATTTATCCATTGACATTGATTGATAACGCGCTAGCCACCGGTATGCGTGATTCTCATAGTGATCAAAAAACTTTTACTGTTGGTACCCGCTGGGATTTCCATCACAACATGGCGCTCAAGGCTCAGTGGGATGTAATTCACGGCAAGCCTGATTCGATATTTCCATATCGCTGGGAAGTTCCGGGCTGGTCTGGACGAATGAATGTT